One Pseudonocardia sediminis DNA window includes the following coding sequences:
- a CDS encoding aminotransferase class V-fold PLP-dependent enzyme has translation MSHALATAPAATAVDLPSVVGADLQVPLVDGRCVRYANLDVAASAPALQAVADEVNALLPWYASVHRGAGYASQVCTRVLEAARTTVAEFVGARPGDVTVFTRHTTDSLNLLASCVPGPVLTLDVEHHANLLPWQSRPGSRVIAARAGVDATLAAVDDALARGSFALLAVTGASNVTGETLPIAQVVDIAHAYGTRVVVDAAQTAPHRRIDLAAWGADYVALSGHKLYAPYGTGALVGRRDWLDEAAPHLAGGGAVAHVGIHGTTAEAAWAPAPHRHEAGTPNVLGAAALAAACRTLAPLLDEVAPAHERALLTRLTDGLDAIDGVTSLRIWNDSPDRVAVASFVVDGVPAGLVAAYLSAEHGIGVRDGRFCAHPLLARLADGGDGAGDGNAVRASLGLGSTAEDVDRLLSALTALVAEGPRWDYAVVDGRWAPTPDPRDADPLGLAGPVGTQRCGAA, from the coding sequence ATGTCCCACGCCCTTGCCACCGCCCCCGCCGCGACCGCCGTGGACCTTCCCTCCGTCGTCGGAGCCGACCTGCAGGTCCCGCTCGTCGACGGCCGCTGCGTGCGCTACGCCAACCTCGACGTCGCCGCGAGCGCGCCCGCCCTGCAGGCCGTCGCCGACGAGGTGAACGCCCTGCTTCCCTGGTACGCGAGCGTCCACCGCGGCGCCGGCTACGCCTCCCAGGTGTGCACCCGCGTGCTGGAGGCGGCCCGGACGACCGTCGCGGAGTTCGTCGGCGCCCGCCCGGGCGACGTCACGGTGTTCACCCGCCACACCACGGACTCGTTGAACCTGCTCGCCTCCTGCGTCCCCGGCCCGGTGCTGACCCTCGACGTGGAGCACCACGCGAACCTGCTGCCCTGGCAGTCCCGGCCCGGTTCGCGGGTGATCGCGGCCCGCGCCGGCGTCGACGCGACGCTCGCCGCCGTCGACGACGCGCTGGCCCGCGGCTCCTTCGCGCTGCTCGCCGTCACCGGTGCCTCCAACGTCACCGGCGAGACGCTCCCGATCGCGCAGGTCGTCGACATCGCCCACGCCTACGGCACCCGCGTCGTCGTCGACGCCGCGCAGACCGCACCGCACCGCCGCATCGACCTCGCCGCCTGGGGCGCGGACTACGTGGCCCTGTCCGGGCACAAGCTCTACGCGCCCTACGGCACGGGCGCCCTCGTCGGGCGCCGGGACTGGCTCGACGAGGCCGCGCCGCACCTGGCCGGCGGCGGTGCCGTCGCCCACGTCGGCATCCACGGGACGACCGCCGAGGCCGCGTGGGCGCCCGCTCCGCACCGGCACGAGGCCGGCACCCCGAACGTCCTCGGCGCCGCCGCGCTCGCGGCGGCCTGCCGGACCCTCGCACCCCTGCTGGACGAGGTCGCCCCCGCCCACGAACGCGCCCTGCTCACCCGCCTCACCGACGGGCTCGACGCGATCGACGGCGTCACGTCGCTGCGCATCTGGAACGACTCCCCGGACCGGGTGGCGGTCGCGAGCTTCGTCGTCGACGGCGTCCCGGCCGGGCTGGTCGCGGCGTACCTGTCGGCCGAGCACGGGATCGGGGTCCGGGACGGCCGCTTCTGCGCGCACCCGCTGCTGGCCCGGCTCGCCGACGGCGGGGACGGGGCCGGCGACGGGAACGCCGTGCGCGCCAGCCTCGGCCTGGGCAGCACCGCCGAGGACGTCGACCGTCTCCTCTCCGCCCTGACCGCGCTCGTCGCCGAGGGGCCCCGCTGGGACTACGCCGTCGTCGACGGCCGGTGGGCGCCGACCCCGGACCCGCGCGACGCCGACCCGCTCGGCCTGGCCGGTCCGGTGGGTACGCAACGCTGCGGCGCAGCGTGA
- a CDS encoding OsmC family protein, which translates to MSTGGPLLVRGATPSPSTNPGLDDGVHPVFGEVRVEVTPDGPAPAERCRQLHAAVDEHCPVLDLFRNTTPVTTELAVSG; encoded by the coding sequence ATGAGCACCGGCGGTCCCCTCCTCGTGCGGGGCGCCACACCCTCGCCGTCGACGAACCCCGGCCTCGACGACGGCGTCCACCCCGTCTTCGGCGAGGTCCGTGTCGAGGTGACCCCGGACGGCCCGGCCCCGGCCGAGAGGTGCCGGCAGCTCCACGCCGCGGTCGACGAGCACTGCCCGGTGCTCGACCTGTTCCGCAACACCACCCCGGTCACCACCGAGCTGGCCGTCTCCGGCTGA
- a CDS encoding TauD/TfdA dioxygenase family protein codes for MSSATLSASGPRTGSLDLEPLGPGFGALVHGLDLATADDTVVADVRAALTAHKVLFFRGQTLDPDAQVRLGNRLGELTASHPVVPGIDDAHTEIYALDSADDGFSDVWHTDVTFMKRPPLGSILRAVTLPPSGGDTNWADLELAYASLSPAVQRLADELSAEHDGFRDFGERLLQRQQGQGSEWEGETVTMLEPVVHPVVRVHPETGRKSLFVNPGFTTRIVGVSDAESRYLLDLFYAHLTKPEHIVRHRWAEGDVAMWDNRSTAHYANRDYGDARRVMHRVTLRGDGPLGVEVLRTTDFGQ; via the coding sequence ATGTCCAGCGCCACCCTGTCCGCTTCCGGTCCGCGAACCGGCTCGCTCGACCTGGAGCCGCTCGGCCCCGGCTTCGGCGCGCTCGTGCACGGCCTCGACCTGGCCACCGCCGACGACACGGTCGTCGCCGACGTGCGTGCCGCGCTCACGGCGCACAAGGTGCTGTTCTTCCGCGGCCAGACCCTCGACCCGGACGCGCAGGTGCGCCTGGGCAACCGGCTCGGGGAGCTGACGGCGTCGCATCCGGTCGTCCCCGGCATCGACGACGCGCACACCGAGATCTACGCCCTCGACAGCGCCGACGACGGCTTCTCCGACGTCTGGCACACCGACGTCACGTTCATGAAGCGCCCGCCGCTGGGCTCGATCCTGCGCGCGGTCACGTTGCCGCCCTCGGGGGGCGACACGAACTGGGCCGACCTGGAGCTCGCCTACGCCTCGCTCTCCCCCGCCGTGCAACGCCTGGCCGACGAGCTCTCCGCCGAGCACGACGGCTTCCGCGACTTCGGCGAGCGCCTCCTGCAGCGCCAGCAGGGCCAGGGCAGCGAGTGGGAGGGCGAGACGGTCACCATGCTGGAGCCGGTCGTGCACCCCGTGGTCCGGGTGCACCCGGAGACCGGCCGCAAGTCGCTGTTCGTGAACCCGGGCTTCACCACCCGCATCGTCGGGGTGTCGGACGCGGAGAGCCGGTACCTGCTGGACCTGTTCTACGCCCACCTCACCAAGCCCGAACACATCGTCCGGCACCGGTGGGCCGAGGGCGACGTCGCGATGTGGGACAACCGCTCGACGGCGCACTACGCGAACCGCGACTACGGCGACGCGCGGCGCGTGATGCACCGCGTAACGCTGCGCGGGGACGGTCCCCTCGGCGTCGAGGTGCTGCGCACCACCGACTTCGGACAGTAG
- a CDS encoding glycine betaine ABC transporter substrate-binding protein, producing MKPPLRTVRLVLALVLAVATLAACGASGANDSVTVRAAQFPWSAAKLTNAILAEVVAGHPGLGVGEFKTIQVGPATAWAGAQRGDVDLLSEVAMPNQKKLAAKAAEKIEMVHQTYGGAEQGWYVPTYATAPGQPLAGLKSVTQLNDYAAALDGKLIDSDPSFLTTEQNTKRLAGYKLNLEQVSSSEAAQLAELRRAYERRSPILVYLYHPHYVFEEFEMTKLDEPTPAKDGCFDTGDGACAMPDYAAWTAASKELQTSAPRFVSMLQRFELPVPDVEQMLKRVDLDNEDVEEVARDYVARHPELVRKWVGAAA from the coding sequence ATGAAACCACCCCTCCGCACCGTGCGCCTGGTCCTCGCGCTGGTGCTGGCCGTCGCGACGCTGGCCGCGTGCGGCGCGTCCGGCGCGAACGACAGCGTCACCGTCCGGGCCGCACAGTTCCCGTGGAGCGCGGCGAAGCTGACCAACGCCATCCTCGCCGAGGTCGTCGCCGGCCACCCCGGGCTCGGAGTGGGCGAGTTCAAGACCATCCAGGTGGGCCCGGCGACGGCGTGGGCCGGGGCCCAGCGCGGCGACGTCGACCTGCTCTCCGAGGTCGCTATGCCGAACCAGAAGAAGCTCGCGGCCAAGGCCGCGGAGAAGATCGAGATGGTCCACCAGACCTACGGCGGCGCCGAGCAGGGCTGGTACGTGCCGACCTACGCGACGGCGCCGGGCCAGCCGCTGGCCGGCCTGAAGAGCGTCACCCAGCTCAACGACTACGCGGCGGCGCTGGACGGCAAGCTGATCGACTCCGACCCCAGCTTCCTGACCACCGAGCAGAACACGAAGCGTCTCGCCGGCTACAAGCTCAACCTGGAGCAGGTGTCGTCCAGCGAGGCCGCGCAGCTCGCCGAGCTGCGCCGGGCCTACGAGCGGCGCTCGCCGATCCTGGTCTACCTCTACCACCCGCACTACGTGTTCGAAGAGTTCGAGATGACCAAGCTCGACGAACCGACGCCGGCGAAGGACGGCTGCTTCGACACCGGTGACGGCGCCTGCGCCATGCCGGACTACGCGGCCTGGACCGCCGCCAGCAAGGAACTCCAGACATCGGCCCCGCGGTTCGTCTCGATGCTGCAGCGCTTCGAGCTGCCGGTGCCCGACGTCGAGCAGATGTTGAAGCGGGTCGACCTGGACAACGAGGACGTCGAGGAGGTGGCCCGCGACTACGTCGCCCGCCACCCCGAGCTCGTCCGCAAGTGGGTAGGGGCAGCGGCATGA
- a CDS encoding ABC transporter permease, whose product MPRFELGSYVEAFVLWLLQVAGGLLDGIGAVVTVVVDGLTAVFTGPPWWVWLVILVVVALLVRGAGFAVFTLVGFALVSSFDLWQETMETLGLVLVAALIATAIGVPLGIWAARSKAVGTALRPLLDLMQTTPVFVYLIPAVFFFGIGVVPGVVATTIFSIPPAVRLTELGIRGVDPEVVEAAHAFGAHPRQILREVQLPMALPSIMAGINQVIMLALSMVVVAGLAGAEGLGSVVVSAVTNLDIAGGFEGGLAVVIVAIFLDRFTSALADRPDSSLLSKLRKRRGAAAPAAAPTEAPARSTDTAAVPVAG is encoded by the coding sequence ATGCCCAGGTTCGAGCTCGGAAGCTACGTCGAGGCGTTCGTCCTCTGGCTGCTGCAGGTCGCCGGTGGCCTGCTCGACGGCATCGGTGCCGTCGTCACCGTCGTCGTGGACGGCCTCACCGCCGTGTTCACCGGCCCGCCGTGGTGGGTGTGGCTGGTGATCCTGGTCGTGGTCGCGCTGCTCGTGCGCGGCGCGGGGTTCGCCGTGTTCACCCTCGTCGGGTTCGCGCTGGTCTCCTCGTTCGACCTGTGGCAGGAGACCATGGAGACCCTGGGCCTGGTGCTGGTCGCGGCGCTGATCGCGACCGCGATCGGTGTGCCGCTGGGCATCTGGGCGGCGCGGAGCAAGGCCGTCGGCACCGCGCTGCGGCCGCTGCTGGACCTGATGCAGACCACGCCGGTGTTCGTCTACCTGATCCCGGCGGTGTTCTTCTTCGGCATCGGCGTGGTCCCCGGCGTCGTCGCGACGACGATCTTCTCCATCCCGCCGGCGGTGCGCCTGACCGAGCTGGGCATCCGCGGCGTCGACCCGGAGGTGGTGGAGGCCGCGCACGCGTTCGGTGCGCACCCCCGCCAGATCCTGCGCGAGGTGCAGCTGCCTATGGCGCTGCCGTCGATCATGGCCGGCATCAACCAGGTGATCATGCTGGCGCTGTCGATGGTCGTCGTCGCCGGGCTGGCCGGGGCCGAGGGCCTCGGGTCGGTCGTGGTGAGCGCGGTGACCAACCTCGACATCGCGGGCGGGTTCGAGGGCGGCCTCGCCGTCGTCATCGTGGCGATCTTCCTCGACCGCTTCACCTCGGCCCTGGCCGACCGCCCGGACTCGAGCCTGCTCTCGAAGCTGCGCAAGCGCCGGGGTGCCGCCGCCCCGGCCGCCGCGCCCACCGAGGCTCCGGCGCGCTCCACCGACACCGCCGCGGTGCCGGTCGCGGGATGA
- a CDS encoding DUF559 domain-containing protein, whose translation MSIEKLLLRQDGVIARSQARECGVSVRTLQRRVAAGEWMDLLPGVSLAGGHPLTDRALVRAAWLWGGPASLVSGTAAAFWHGLLDHAPPRVGLTVPRRATRVATPGVRLRRRDIAPEDRVRCDGIGLTGIDLTVLETAAVIADGPAFLDRALQRRRVGIDGLHRAYCRSAGAHGMRRAGMLLVAAADRADSAIERRLADLLRRAGITGFVLGHPFGDRQIDLAFPDARLAVEVDGWAWHTDTARFRADRRKGNDLMAAGWVLLRFTWHDVMDEPAETVSRVRDALARAA comes from the coding sequence GTGTCGATCGAGAAGCTGCTCCTGCGTCAGGACGGCGTGATCGCCCGGTCCCAGGCCCGGGAGTGCGGGGTGTCGGTGCGGACGCTGCAGCGACGGGTGGCCGCGGGGGAGTGGATGGACCTGCTGCCCGGGGTGTCCCTGGCCGGCGGGCACCCGCTGACCGACCGGGCCCTGGTCCGGGCGGCGTGGTTGTGGGGAGGTCCGGCGTCCCTGGTCAGCGGGACCGCGGCGGCGTTCTGGCACGGTCTGCTCGACCATGCGCCGCCACGGGTCGGGCTGACCGTTCCGCGGAGGGCCACCCGGGTCGCGACGCCCGGTGTCCGGTTACGGCGCCGGGACATCGCACCCGAGGACCGGGTCCGGTGCGACGGGATCGGCCTCACCGGCATCGACCTGACGGTTCTGGAGACCGCGGCGGTGATCGCGGACGGGCCGGCGTTCCTCGACCGGGCGTTGCAGCGCAGGCGCGTCGGCATCGACGGTCTGCACCGTGCGTACTGCCGGTCGGCGGGCGCCCACGGCATGCGCCGGGCCGGGATGCTGCTGGTGGCGGCGGCCGATCGGGCGGACTCCGCGATCGAGCGCCGGTTGGCGGACCTGCTCCGGCGGGCGGGGATCACCGGCTTCGTCCTCGGCCACCCGTTCGGCGACCGGCAGATCGACCTGGCCTTCCCCGACGCCCGGCTCGCCGTGGAGGTCGACGGCTGGGCCTGGCACACCGACACCGCCCGGTTCCGGGCCGACCGTCGCAAGGGCAACGACCTCATGGCAGCGGGTTGGGTCCTGCTGCGCTTCACCTGGCACGACGTGATGGACGAGCCGGCCGAGACCGTGTCCCGCGTACGGGACGCGCTCGCCCGGGCGGCGTGA
- a CDS encoding LLM class flavin-dependent oxidoreductase, whose translation MSTSDHLRLAVALSDAGWHPAAWREADARPGELFTARYWADLAAIAERGLLDLITIEDGFGLQSTDHLAESDRRTDQVRGRLDAHLVAALLAPLTSRIGLVPTVTTTHTEPFHVANALATLDHDSLGRAGWRVQVSARADEARHLGRRALPGVRREHLDTPETARVVQELFDEAADAVEVARRLWDSWEDDAEIRDDATNRFVDRDKLHYIDFSGDHFDVRGPAITPRPPQGHPLVTVLAHREVPYRLAARSADVVFVTPQDVDDVASVIGDVRAAEAAVGREGEPLRILGDLVVLLDHTQAAAQERLARLDARDPLRSDAAILATTPSDLADLLVAWHEAGLDGFRLRPGVLPDDLNAIADALVPELQRRGAFRTAYDDTTLRERFGLSRPASRYATAGSTA comes from the coding sequence ATGTCCACTTCGGACCACCTTCGTCTCGCCGTCGCGCTGAGCGACGCCGGATGGCACCCCGCCGCCTGGCGCGAGGCCGACGCCCGCCCCGGTGAGCTGTTCACCGCCCGTTACTGGGCCGACCTCGCGGCGATCGCCGAGCGCGGCCTGCTCGACCTGATCACGATCGAGGACGGGTTCGGACTGCAGTCGACCGATCACCTCGCGGAGTCCGACCGGCGCACCGACCAGGTGCGCGGGCGGCTCGACGCGCATCTCGTCGCGGCCCTGCTCGCGCCCCTGACCAGCAGGATCGGACTCGTCCCCACCGTCACCACGACGCACACCGAGCCGTTCCACGTCGCGAACGCGCTCGCCACGCTCGACCACGACAGCCTCGGCCGCGCCGGGTGGCGGGTGCAGGTCTCGGCCCGCGCCGACGAGGCGCGCCACCTCGGGCGTCGCGCCCTGCCCGGCGTCCGCCGCGAGCACCTGGACACCCCGGAGACCGCCCGGGTCGTGCAGGAGCTCTTCGACGAGGCCGCGGACGCCGTCGAGGTCGCGCGCCGGCTCTGGGACAGCTGGGAGGACGACGCGGAGATCCGCGACGACGCCACCAACCGCTTCGTCGACCGGGACAAGCTGCACTACATCGACTTCTCCGGGGACCACTTCGACGTCCGCGGGCCCGCGATCACCCCGCGCCCGCCGCAGGGGCATCCGCTGGTCACCGTGCTCGCGCACCGCGAGGTGCCCTACCGCCTCGCCGCCCGCTCCGCCGACGTCGTGTTCGTGACCCCGCAGGACGTGGACGACGTCGCGTCGGTGATCGGTGACGTGCGCGCCGCGGAAGCGGCGGTCGGACGAGAGGGGGAGCCGCTGCGGATCCTCGGCGACCTGGTGGTCCTGCTCGACCACACGCAGGCCGCGGCGCAGGAGCGCCTGGCCCGCCTCGACGCCCGCGACCCGCTGCGCTCCGACGCCGCGATCCTCGCCACCACCCCGTCCGACCTGGCCGACCTGCTGGTCGCCTGGCACGAGGCCGGCCTCGACGGCTTCCGCCTGCGCCCGGGCGTCCTCCCCGACGACCTGAACGCAATCGCCGACGCGCTCGTCCCCGAGCTGCAGCGCCGCGGCGCGTTCCGCACCGCCTACGACGACACCACCCTGCGCGAGCGGTTCGGGCTCTCCCGCCCGGCCAGTCGCTACGCCACCGCCGGGAGCACCGCATGA
- a CDS encoding NtaA/DmoA family FMN-dependent monooxygenase (This protein belongs to a clade of FMN-dependent monooxygenases, within a broader family of flavin-dependent oxidoreductases, the luciferase-like monooxygenase (LMM) family, some of whose members use coenzyme F420 rather than FMN.) — protein MTRKQIILGAYFPGVNHDTVWSDPASGSHIDFASFAHWARTAERGKLDLLFLAEGLRLRDRGGAIFDQDVVGRPDTFTVLASLAAITSHIGLAGTINSTYNEPYELARKFATLDLLSGGRAAWNVVTSSDADTGENFRRGGFLGHHQRYSRARETLELVRRLWDSWGSDAVVADKDAARFLRDGDVGDFAFSGEQFDVSGRFTTPRSPQGHPVILQAGESPSGRDFAAAHSDAIFSRYQKFDEAKAFYDDVKSRVAKAGRNPDEVKILPSAAVVLGDTLDEARDRHAEIHHRQVDPQTAIVLAEMVWNRDLSRVDPDGPVPDLDPTPDAPKWIRGRAPLTQDAHATAAAWRELGREKNLSLREVVKHVFDRAVFVGTPESVADEIDRYVRDGATDGFIVGSHVSPSGLDEFVDRVVPRLVDRGVFRSEYAGATLRDNLGLAPPARFGEPRRHDSSVAS, from the coding sequence ATGACCCGCAAGCAGATCATCCTCGGGGCGTACTTCCCCGGCGTGAACCACGACACCGTCTGGAGCGACCCCGCCTCCGGGAGCCACATCGACTTCGCCTCGTTCGCGCACTGGGCCCGCACCGCCGAGCGCGGCAAGCTGGACCTGCTGTTCCTCGCCGAGGGCCTGCGCCTGCGCGACCGCGGGGGCGCGATCTTCGACCAGGACGTCGTCGGGCGTCCGGACACGTTCACCGTGCTCGCCTCGCTGGCCGCGATCACCTCGCACATCGGCCTGGCCGGGACGATCAACTCCACCTACAACGAGCCCTACGAGCTGGCGCGCAAGTTCGCGACGCTGGACCTGCTCTCCGGCGGCCGCGCCGCCTGGAACGTCGTGACCAGCTCGGACGCCGACACCGGCGAGAACTTCCGGCGCGGCGGGTTCCTCGGGCACCACCAGCGCTACTCCCGGGCCCGCGAGACGCTCGAGCTCGTCCGCCGGCTGTGGGACTCCTGGGGTTCCGACGCGGTCGTCGCCGACAAGGACGCCGCCCGGTTCCTGCGCGACGGCGACGTCGGGGACTTCGCGTTCTCCGGCGAGCAGTTCGACGTCTCCGGCCGGTTCACCACCCCGCGCAGCCCGCAGGGGCACCCGGTGATCCTGCAGGCCGGGGAGTCGCCGTCCGGCCGGGACTTCGCCGCCGCGCACTCGGACGCGATCTTCTCCCGCTACCAGAAGTTCGACGAGGCCAAGGCGTTCTACGACGACGTCAAGTCCCGCGTCGCGAAGGCCGGCCGCAACCCCGACGAGGTGAAGATCCTCCCGTCGGCCGCGGTCGTCCTCGGCGACACCCTCGACGAGGCCCGGGACCGCCACGCCGAGATCCACCACCGCCAGGTGGACCCGCAGACCGCGATCGTCCTGGCCGAGATGGTCTGGAACCGCGACCTGTCCCGCGTCGACCCGGACGGCCCGGTGCCCGACCTCGACCCCACCCCGGACGCGCCCAAGTGGATCCGCGGGCGTGCTCCGCTGACCCAGGACGCACACGCCACCGCGGCCGCCTGGCGCGAGCTGGGCCGGGAGAAGAACCTGAGCCTGCGAGAGGTGGTCAAGCACGTGTTCGATCGCGCCGTGTTCGTCGGGACGCCGGAGTCGGTGGCCGACGAGATCGACCGCTACGTCCGCGACGGGGCCACCGACGGCTTCATCGTCGGCTCGCACGTGAGCCCGTCCGGGCTCGACGAGTTCGTCGACCGGGTCGTGCCGCGGCTCGTCGACCGCGGGGTGTTCCGCTCGGAGTACGCCGGCGCCACGCTGCGCGACAACCTCGGCCTCGCTCCACCCGCGCGGTTCGGCGAGCCTCGCCGGCACGACTCGTCGGTGGCGTCGTGA
- a CDS encoding quaternary amine ABC transporter ATP-binding protein: MSTVDEKTATNGSSGAVRAQAQGEAQTPMIRVDHLTKVFGSGSGADEAVKLAGEGVGRKEIQSRTGATLAVSDVSFDIAPGELFVIMGLSGSGKSTLVRLLNRLIEPTSGTIDVDGRDLGSLGDADLRTLRNERMSMVFQHFALLPHRTVAQNAEYGLQIRGVGAAERRRTAQWALEQVGLGDRADAYPGQLSGGMQQRVGLARALASDTDVLLMDEPYSALDPLIRRDMQKLLVRLQRELRKTIVFITHDLNEAMLLGDRILLLKDGRLVQVGTGPEILASPADDYVAEFVSDVDRSRVLTATDVIREPRITVTLDEKPADVLVRLGKAEATGAYVVDDEHRILGVVRDDWLGHAASTGVTSIDRSALVEEYRTTEPDRPLIDLLHAVGRNPVPLAVVDDGRLTGVVPRGAVLAALSTHSDAKDALSASTHDRNGNG, encoded by the coding sequence ATGAGCACGGTCGACGAGAAGACGGCGACGAACGGGTCGTCGGGCGCCGTGAGGGCGCAGGCCCAGGGTGAGGCGCAGACCCCGATGATCCGGGTCGACCACCTGACGAAGGTGTTCGGCTCCGGGTCCGGCGCCGACGAGGCCGTCAAGCTGGCCGGTGAGGGGGTCGGCCGCAAGGAGATCCAGTCCCGCACCGGCGCGACGCTGGCCGTGAGCGACGTGTCGTTCGACATCGCGCCCGGCGAGCTGTTCGTGATCATGGGCCTCTCCGGGTCCGGCAAGTCCACGCTGGTCCGGCTGCTCAACCGGTTGATCGAGCCCACCTCGGGAACGATCGACGTGGACGGCCGCGACCTCGGCTCGCTCGGCGACGCCGACCTGCGCACGCTGCGCAACGAGCGCATGAGCATGGTGTTCCAGCACTTCGCCCTGCTCCCGCACCGCACCGTCGCGCAGAACGCCGAGTACGGGCTGCAGATCCGCGGGGTCGGCGCCGCCGAACGCCGCAGGACCGCGCAGTGGGCGCTGGAGCAGGTCGGCCTCGGTGACCGTGCCGACGCCTACCCCGGCCAGCTCTCCGGCGGCATGCAGCAGCGCGTCGGGCTGGCCCGCGCGCTGGCCAGCGACACCGACGTCCTGCTGATGGACGAGCCGTACTCCGCGCTGGACCCGTTGATCCGCCGCGACATGCAGAAGCTGCTGGTCCGGCTGCAGCGCGAGCTGCGCAAGACGATCGTGTTCATCACCCACGACCTCAACGAGGCGATGCTCCTCGGCGACCGGATCCTGCTGCTCAAGGACGGCCGCCTGGTCCAGGTCGGCACCGGCCCGGAGATCCTGGCCTCGCCCGCCGACGACTACGTCGCCGAGTTCGTCTCCGACGTCGACCGCAGCCGCGTGCTGACGGCCACCGACGTCATCCGCGAGCCGCGGATCACCGTGACGCTCGACGAGAAGCCCGCCGACGTGCTCGTCCGGCTCGGCAAGGCCGAGGCGACCGGCGCCTACGTCGTCGACGACGAGCATCGGATCCTCGGCGTGGTCCGCGACGACTGGCTGGGCCACGCGGCGAGCACCGGGGTCACGAGCATCGACCGCTCCGCGCTGGTCGAGGAGTACCGCACGACCGAGCCGGACCGTCCGCTGATCGACCTGCTGCACGCGGTCGGGCGCAACCCCGTGCCGCTCGCGGTCGTCGACGACGGTCGCCTGACCGGCGTCGTCCCGCGCGGCGCCGTCCTCGCCGCGCTGTCCACGCACTCCGACGCCAAGGACGCCCTGTCCGCGTCCACCCACGACCGGAACGGGAACGGCTGA